In the genome of Tachysurus vachellii isolate PV-2020 chromosome 9, HZAU_Pvac_v1, whole genome shotgun sequence, one region contains:
- the znf143b gene encoding zinc finger protein 143, which yields MLLAQVNRDTQSMEFQSVDGDPQQVTLCLTEAVTVADSDHIEGMDTVSLQAVTLVDGSTAYIQHSPKDNKIMEGQVIQLEDGSAAYVQHLPMPKSAGEGLRLEDGQTVQLEDGTTAYIHAPKETYDQGGLQAVQLEDGTTAYIQHMPQTSTILAIQADGTVADLQAEGAIDPDTISVLEQYSAKMEGTECGTGLLSRGDSDGSVHMQIVLQGQEGRSPRLQHIGEKAFRCEHEGCGKLYTTAHHLKVHERSHTGDKPYICDHLGCGKKFATGYGLKSHVRTHTGEKPYRCQELNCLKSFKTSGDLQKHTRTHTGEKPFKCPFEGCGRSFTTSNIRKVHIRTHTGERPYYCSEPNCGRAFASATNYKNHMRIHTGEKPYVCTVPGCDKRFTEYSSLYKHHVVHTPCKPYNCNHCGKTYKQISTLAMHKRTAHNDTEPIEEEQEAYFEPPAEAIDDPALTFTPAVVEEDGQSEQVSGGTEIMSQQHVALISQDGTQQVFSQADVQAMSGTVTMVTQEGTTITIPAHEAMLSSGEGHSVTMVSADGTEGQVAIVTPDLSVFQTEDGELVQEHQQRPVVSTSPHPVTLLATSNGTHIAVQLSDQPSLEEAIRIASRIQQGETPGLDD from the exons ATGCTTTTGGCCCAGGTGAATCGGGACACCCAGAGCATGGAGTTCCAAAGTGTTGACGGTGATCCACAGCAGGTCACTCTTTGCCTCACTGAGGCTGTGACAGTTGCAG ACAGCGACCACATTGAGGGAATGGATACAGTGAGTTTACAGGCTGTAACTCTAGTAGATGGCTCCACTGCATACATACAACACAGCCCTAAAG ataaCAAGATAATGGAAGGACAGGTGATCCAGTTGGAGGATGGATCTGCGGCCTATGTCCAGCATCTTCCAATGCCGAAATCGG CTGGAGAAGGTCTAAGACTAGAGGATGGCCAAACTGTGCAACTGGAGGATGGGACAACGGCATATATTCATGCACCCAAAG AAACATATGATCAGGGTGGATTACAGGCTGTCCAGTTGGAGGATGGCACGACTGCCTACATCCAGCACATGCCCCAGACAAGCACCATTCTGGCTATTCAGGCTGATGGCACAGTGGCAGACCTGCAAGCAGAGGGTGCTATTGACCCTGACACCATCAGTGTGCTGGAACAGTATTCTGCCAAG ATGGAGGGAACAGAATGTGGCACAGGGCTGCTCAGTAGAGGTGACTCTGATGGCAGTGTGCATATGCAG ATTGTACTCCAGGGTCAGGAGGGCAGATCTCCAAGATTGCAGCATATTGGGGAAAAGGCCTTTCGTTGTGAACATGAGGGCTGTGGAAAACTCTACACAACAGCACATCATTTAAAG GTACATGAACGTTCACATACTGGCGATAAACCTTACATATGCGATCATCTGGGATGTGGAAAAAAGTTTGCGACAG GATATGGCCTAAAAAGTCATGTTCGGACACACACTGGTGAGAAACCGTATCGCTGCCAGGAGCTCAACTGCCTTAAATCTTTCAAGACATCTGGAGACCTACAAAAAcatacacgaacacacactG GTGAAAAGCCTTTCAAGTGCCCATTTGAAGGTTGTGGGAGATCTTTCACCACCTCAAATATTCGAAAGGTTCATATCCGAACACACACTGGTGAGCGTCCTTACTACTGCTCTGAACCCAACTGTGGAAGAGCTTTTGCCAGTGCCACCAACTACAAAAATCATATGAGGATTCACACCG GTGAGAAGCCATATGTGTGCACTGTGCCTGGCTGTGATAAGCGCTTCACCGAGTACTCCAGTCTCTATAAGCACCACGTGGTCCATACTCCCTGCAAACCCTATAACTGCAACCACTGTGGGAAAACCTACAAGCAGATCTCCACGTTAGCCATGCACAAACGCACTGCACACAATGATACCGAGCCCAttgaggaggagcaggaggccTACTTTGAGCCACCTGCAG AGGCTATTGATGACCCTGCATTAACATTTACACCTGCTGTGGTGGAGGAAGATGGACAATCGGAGCAAGTTTCAGGAGGAACAGAGATCATGAGTCAGCAGCATGTAGCGCTCATATCTCAGGATGGCACACAACAG GTTTTTTCTCAGGCAGACGTTCAAGCAATGAGTGGCACAGTAACAATGGTTACACAAGAAGGAACGACTATAACCATCCCTGCCCATGAGGCAATGCTCTCCTCTGGAGAAGGGCATTCTGTCACCATGGTTTCTGCGGATGGCACAGAGGGACAG GTGGCAATTGTGACGCCTGATCTGTCTGTGTTCCAGACTGAGGATGGAGAGCTGGTGCAGGAGCATCAGCAGCGGCCAGTGGTATCCACTAGCCCACATCCAGTTACTCTACTGGCTACCTCTAATGGCACACACATTGCTGTGCAG CTCAGTGATCAGCCTTCACTGGAGGAGGCCATCAGAATTGCATCACGTATTCAACAAGGAGAAACCCCAGGCCTAGATGATTAA